In Lewinellaceae bacterium, a single window of DNA contains:
- a CDS encoding GrpB family protein, which yields MIEIAAYSDAWVPAFEKERQLLATHLQGLHPQIEHIGSTAVKGLGAKPVIDIMVGLPAGEALALSVAPLTELGYCYYRCYESAMPERRFFARLKNLPGQAFEKETQLPERDLFPPTHHIHMVIHGSSFWKRHLAFRDYLRTHPMARDAYHRMKVKLANGTWESSNDYAEAKTGFIRSIERLMGLGGG from the coding sequence ATGATCGAAATAGCCGCTTACAGCGATGCCTGGGTACCGGCCTTTGAAAAAGAACGCCAACTGCTCGCAACGCATCTACAGGGGCTTCATCCCCAAATAGAGCACATCGGCAGCACAGCGGTGAAAGGGCTGGGCGCCAAACCTGTAATTGACATCATGGTGGGCCTGCCGGCCGGCGAAGCGCTTGCCCTGTCGGTCGCGCCGCTCACCGAACTGGGCTACTGCTACTACCGCTGCTACGAATCCGCCATGCCGGAACGCCGCTTTTTTGCCCGCCTGAAGAACCTGCCCGGCCAGGCGTTCGAGAAAGAAACGCAATTGCCGGAACGCGATTTGTTCCCTCCGACCCACCACATCCACATGGTAATCCACGGCTCTTCTTTCTGGAAACGCCACCTCGCCTTCCGCGACTACCTGCGCACCCACCCTATGGCGCGCGACGCCTACCACCGCATGAAGGTGAAACTGGCCAACGGCACCTGGGAGAGCAGCAATGACTATGCTGAGGCTAAGACGGGGTTTATTCGGAGTATTGAAAGGTTGATGGGGTTGGGAGGTGGCTAA